One genomic region from Stackebrandtia nassauensis DSM 44728 encodes:
- a CDS encoding response regulator transcription factor, producing the protein MSRILIIEDSERITAFLTKGLAAAGFTPSVAHTGAEGLGRALTGEVDLIVLDIGLPDMDGFDLLRALRAAGRDTPVIILTARDSATDRVTGLSDGADDYMPKPFSVDELLARIRLRLRPVSGGGSDQAVLRVGDLELDLRTRAVRAGGRQVELTARELSLLDTLMRNAGQVLSREQLLSRVWGFDFDPGSNVVDVYVRYLRRKIGADRIETVRGLGYRLTQ; encoded by the coding sequence ATGAGCCGCATTCTGATCATCGAGGACTCCGAGCGCATCACCGCGTTCCTGACCAAGGGGCTGGCGGCGGCGGGGTTCACGCCGAGCGTGGCCCACACCGGGGCCGAGGGGCTGGGGCGGGCGTTGACCGGCGAGGTGGACCTGATCGTCCTGGACATCGGTCTGCCCGATATGGACGGTTTCGATCTGTTGCGAGCGTTGCGGGCCGCGGGCCGGGACACGCCGGTGATCATCCTGACGGCGCGCGACAGCGCCACCGACCGGGTGACGGGCCTGTCGGACGGGGCCGACGACTACATGCCCAAACCGTTCTCGGTGGACGAACTGCTGGCCCGGATCCGGTTGCGGCTGCGTCCGGTCTCGGGCGGCGGCAGCGACCAGGCGGTGCTGCGGGTCGGGGACCTGGAGCTGGACCTGCGCACCCGGGCGGTGCGGGCCGGTGGCCGTCAGGTGGAGCTGACCGCCCGGGAGCTGTCGCTTCTGGACACGTTGATGCGCAACGCCGGGCAGGTGCTGTCGCGCGAGCAGCTGCTGAGCCGGGTGTGGGGTTTCGACTTCGATCCCGGGTCCAATGTGGTGGACGTCTACGTGCGGTACCTGCGCCGCAAGATCGGCGCCGACCGTATCGAAACGGTGCGGGGCCTGGGGTACCGGCTCACCCAATGA
- a CDS encoding DUF4956 domain-containing protein, with translation MTQILIHLGLDIVAAAALAITYGIRHHRRDLVLAYAALNIGVFAVVTLLSDADSAAALGFGLFGILSIIRLRSDAITQEEVAYYFVALALGLVNGLAIPDFRVTLLLNVVLLGVMFVADHSLLLRRSRRQQVVLDVLHSDQTALVADLERRLGGRVLHHIVTDVDFVRETTTVDVRFRLGARDRVRV, from the coding sequence ATGACGCAGATACTGATCCATCTCGGACTCGACATCGTGGCGGCGGCCGCGCTGGCGATCACCTACGGGATACGGCATCACCGCCGCGACCTGGTCCTGGCCTACGCCGCGCTCAACATCGGCGTGTTCGCGGTCGTCACGCTGCTCAGTGACGCCGATTCGGCCGCGGCGCTTGGTTTCGGGCTGTTCGGGATCCTGTCGATCATCCGGCTGCGCTCGGACGCCATCACCCAGGAGGAGGTCGCCTACTACTTCGTGGCGCTGGCGCTGGGACTGGTCAACGGGCTGGCGATCCCCGACTTCCGGGTCACGTTGCTGCTCAACGTGGTGCTGCTGGGTGTCATGTTCGTGGCCGACCATTCGCTGCTGCTGCGGCGTTCGCGGCGGCAGCAGGTCGTCCTCGACGTGCTCCACAGTGACCAGACGGCGCTGGTGGCCGACCTGGAGCGGCGGCTGGGCGGGCGGGTGCTGCACCACATCGTCACCGATGTGGACTTCGTGCGGGAGACGACGACCGTCGACGTCCGGTTCCGCTTGGGCGCCCGGGATCGGGTGCGGGTATGA